From Polaribacter butkevichii, a single genomic window includes:
- a CDS encoding DUF1573 domain-containing protein encodes MKTFGTLLVIFFISFSINAQEFKFEEETINYGKIDKNSNGERVFVFTNIGDQPLIIKNIQSSCGCTVPKKPEHPIMPGEKGEIKVSYDTNRVGGFSKTITVFSNAKNPRKPIKIKGFVNKQISLEKDKSVVTEH; translated from the coding sequence ATGAAAACCTTTGGTACATTATTAGTAATCTTCTTTATTTCTTTTTCTATAAACGCGCAAGAATTTAAATTTGAAGAAGAAACAATTAACTATGGTAAAATTGATAAAAATTCTAATGGAGAAAGGGTATTTGTTTTTACAAATATTGGAGACCAACCATTAATTATAAAAAACATTCAGTCTTCTTGTGGTTGTACGGTTCCTAAAAAACCAGAACACCCAATTATGCCAGGAGAAAAAGGAGAAATTAAAGTTTCTTATGATACCAATAGAGTTGGTGGTTTTTCTAAAACAATTACTGTTTTTTCTAATGCAAAAAACCCTAGAAAGCCAATTAAAATTAAAGGTTTTGTGAATAAACAAATTTCTTTAGAAAAAGATAAAAGTGTGGTTACAGAGCATTAA
- a CDS encoding aspartyl protease family protein, with product MIKTCFLIIVSLFFSFEAISQTGFYFNGVKHTEQIRFRLINNLIVIPIEINGKELSFILDTGVNKTILFSLTDKDSIGLLNTSSVQLRGLGSGDAVDALISKENTFKIKGLESNSETIYVVLKDFFDLSSKMGATIHGIIGYNLLRNVIVKINYKTKKIHFYNPKTFSYKKCKKCETIPFQFYRKKPYINAKVSLDTIGNTYTDVKLLVDSGGSDAVWLFENSKKMIRTPKLFFKDILGEGLSGSIFGNRSRASKFKLGRFVIKNPTVSFLDSVSTHNARKFKARNGSMGGGILSRFKVWIDYPNKKITLKKNGSFSSDFNYNMSGLDIGYNGKQLVKEETVEKFTDIFNNELSDKNTVSFGTKYSFKFKPVFIIRHVVKNSAAEKAGLLKDDIILNINGKHAHQLDIEHIIHKFREKDKKKIRITVMRNGTKMKFEFRLEKKV from the coding sequence TTGATAAAAACTTGCTTTCTTATTATTGTATCATTATTTTTTTCATTTGAGGCGATTTCTCAAACGGGGTTTTATTTTAATGGAGTAAAACATACAGAGCAAATTCGTTTTAGACTGATTAATAATTTAATTGTAATTCCTATAGAGATTAATGGTAAGGAATTGTCTTTTATTTTAGATACAGGTGTTAATAAAACGATTCTATTTAGTTTAACCGATAAAGATAGTATTGGTTTGTTAAATACTTCAAGTGTTCAGTTACGTGGTTTAGGTAGTGGAGATGCCGTAGATGCTTTAATTTCTAAAGAAAATACGTTTAAAATAAAAGGTTTAGAAAGTAATAGCGAGACTATTTATGTTGTTTTAAAAGATTTTTTTGATTTATCAAGCAAAATGGGAGCAACCATACATGGTATTATTGGATATAATTTATTAAGAAACGTAATTGTAAAGATTAATTATAAAACTAAAAAAATTCATTTTTACAATCCTAAAACATTTAGTTACAAAAAGTGTAAAAAATGTGAAACAATTCCGTTTCAGTTTTATAGAAAGAAACCTTATATTAATGCTAAAGTTAGCTTAGATACTATTGGTAATACATATACAGATGTAAAATTATTGGTAGATTCTGGAGGAAGTGATGCGGTATGGCTTTTCGAAAATTCTAAAAAAATGATTAGAACACCTAAATTATTTTTTAAAGATATTTTAGGCGAAGGATTAAGTGGATCTATTTTTGGAAATAGAAGTAGAGCCTCTAAATTTAAATTAGGTAGGTTTGTAATTAAAAATCCAACGGTTTCTTTTTTAGATTCAGTATCTACTCACAACGCTAGAAAATTTAAAGCAAGAAACGGCAGTATGGGAGGCGGTATTTTAAGTAGGTTTAAAGTTTGGATTGATTATCCGAATAAAAAAATTACTTTAAAAAAGAATGGTTCCTTTTCTTCAGATTTTAATTATAATATGAGTGGGCTAGATATTGGTTATAATGGCAAACAATTAGTAAAAGAAGAAACCGTAGAAAAGTTTACAGATATTTTTAATAACGAATTGTCAGATAAAAATACGGTGTCTTTTGGTACTAAATATTCTTTTAAATTTAAACCTGTTTTTATTATTAGGCATGTTGTAAAAAACTCAGCCGCAGAAAAAGCAGGTTTATTAAAGGATGATATTATACTAAATATCAACGGAAAACATGCCCATCAATTAGATATTGAACACATTATTCACAAATTTCGAGAAAAAGATAAAAAGAAAATTAGAATTACAGTTATGCGAAATGGAACAAAAATGAAATTTGAATTTCGTTTAGAAAAAAAAGTTTAA
- a CDS encoding pyridoxal phosphate-dependent aminotransferase, with protein MPAISKKGLKMPESPIRKLVPYAEDAKKRGVKVFHLNIGQPDIKTPQVALDAVKNNTITTLAYARSEGSEEYRNKLVSYYKKHNVNVTADNIVITTGGSEALIFSIGSITDPGDEIIIPEPFYANYNGFSTASGVTVVPVISKIENNFALPKIEEFEKLITKKTKAILICNPGNPTGYLYSKEEIQKLKEIVLKHDLYLIADEVYREFTYDGLTHTSVLSLEGLDQNAIIIDSVSKRYSMCGARIGCIVSKNKDFIKTAIKFAQTRLSPPTYALIASEAALETPQQYFDDVKEEYVERRNTLIAELSKIDGVKVANPKGAFYCVAQLPVNDADHFAKWLLEDFNLNNETVMVAPASGFYSTEGEGKNQIRMAYVLNKSDLIRSVEILGEALKVYKD; from the coding sequence ATGCCTGCAATATCTAAGAAAGGATTAAAAATGCCAGAATCACCAATTAGAAAATTGGTACCATATGCCGAAGATGCTAAAAAAAGAGGTGTTAAAGTATTTCATTTAAATATAGGTCAACCAGATATAAAAACACCACAAGTAGCCTTAGATGCTGTAAAAAATAATACAATTACAACATTAGCGTATGCGCGTTCTGAAGGTTCTGAAGAATATAGAAACAAACTTGTTTCTTACTATAAAAAACACAATGTAAATGTTACTGCAGACAATATTGTAATTACAACAGGAGGATCTGAAGCCTTAATTTTTTCTATTGGTAGTATTACAGACCCAGGTGATGAAATTATTATCCCTGAGCCTTTTTATGCAAATTACAACGGATTTTCTACCGCTTCTGGCGTTACAGTTGTTCCCGTAATTTCTAAAATTGAAAACAATTTTGCCTTACCAAAAATTGAAGAATTTGAAAAATTAATCACAAAGAAAACAAAAGCAATTTTAATTTGTAACCCTGGTAATCCTACCGGATATTTATACTCTAAAGAAGAAATTCAGAAATTAAAAGAAATTGTTTTAAAACACGATTTATATTTAATTGCTGATGAAGTGTATAGAGAATTTACTTATGATGGTTTAACACATACCTCTGTTTTGTCTTTAGAAGGTTTAGATCAAAATGCTATTATTATAGATTCTGTTTCTAAACGTTACAGCATGTGTGGTGCAAGAATTGGTTGTATTGTTTCTAAAAATAAAGACTTTATAAAAACGGCTATTAAATTTGCACAAACACGTTTAAGTCCACCAACGTATGCATTAATTGCCAGTGAAGCTGCTTTAGAAACACCTCAACAATATTTTGATGATGTAAAAGAAGAGTATGTAGAAAGAAGAAATACACTAATTGCTGAGTTAAGTAAAATTGATGGTGTAAAAGTGGCAAATCCAAAAGGCGCTTTTTACTGTGTTGCCCAATTGCCTGTAAATGATGCTGATCATTTTGCAAAGTGGTTATTAGAAGATTTTAATTTAAATAACGAAACCGTTATGGTAGCCCCTGCTAGTGGATTTTATTCTACGGAAGGTGAAGGTAAAAACCAAATTAGAATGGCCTATGTTTTAAACAAAAGCGATTTAATTAGATCTGTAGAAATTTTAGGTGAAGCTTTAAAAGTTTATAAAGATTAG